In one window of Cytophagaceae bacterium ABcell3 DNA:
- a CDS encoding pyruvate dehydrogenase complex E1 component subunit beta: MRQIQFREALREALNEEMRRDENIFLMGEEVAEYNGAYKVSQGMLDEFGPERVIDTPIAELGFAGIGVGAAMNGLRPVIEFMTFNFSLVAIDQIINGAAKMMSMSGGQYSVPIVFRGPTGNAGMLSSQHSQNFENWYANCPGLKVVVPSDPHDAKGLLKSSIRDNDPVIFMESELMYGDKGEVPEGEFLLPLGIAEVKKEGSDVTLVSFGKMMKIAFETAAAMEKEGVSVEVIDLRSVRPIDYETIVNSVKKTNRLVVVEEAWPLASISSEIAYHVQKYAFDYLDAPVARITNRDVPLPYAPTLIEEILPNVKRTVGAINSVMYR; the protein is encoded by the coding sequence ATGAGACAAATACAATTTCGCGAAGCCCTTAGGGAGGCATTGAACGAAGAGATGAGAAGGGACGAAAATATCTTCCTTATGGGTGAGGAAGTGGCAGAATATAATGGAGCATATAAAGTAAGTCAAGGTATGCTCGATGAGTTTGGCCCTGAAAGAGTCATCGATACCCCTATTGCAGAGCTTGGGTTTGCGGGTATTGGTGTTGGCGCTGCAATGAATGGGTTAAGACCTGTTATTGAGTTTATGACCTTTAACTTCTCACTTGTTGCTATTGACCAAATCATTAATGGTGCCGCTAAAATGATGTCCATGTCTGGAGGTCAATATAGTGTTCCTATTGTTTTCAGAGGCCCTACAGGAAATGCAGGAATGCTTTCTTCACAACACTCTCAAAATTTCGAAAACTGGTATGCAAACTGTCCAGGACTTAAAGTAGTAGTACCTTCTGACCCACATGATGCCAAAGGTCTATTAAAATCTTCTATCAGAGACAATGACCCTGTAATATTTATGGAGTCTGAGTTAATGTATGGAGATAAAGGAGAGGTACCTGAAGGAGAATTTCTTTTACCTCTAGGTATTGCAGAAGTAAAAAAAGAAGGCTCTGATGTAACCTTGGTTTCTTTCGGAAAAATGATGAAAATCGCTTTCGAAACTGCTGCCGCAATGGAAAAAGAAGGTGTTTCTGTAGAAGTTATCGACCTTCGCTCTGTAAGACCTATTGACTATGAAACTATTGTAAACTCTGTAAAGAAGACCAATAGACTGGTAGTAGTAGAAGAAGCTTGGCCATTAGCAAGTATTTCTTCTGAAATAGCTTACCATGTTCAAAAATATGCATTTGACTATCTTGATGCTCCTGTAGCAAGAATCACTAACCGGGATGTTCCTCTTCCTTATGCGCCAACGCTTATTGAAGAGATTCTTCCAAATGTAAAAAGAACAGTTGGTGCTATTAACTCTGTAATGTATCGCTAG
- the hisS gene encoding histidine--tRNA ligase — translation MSEQKPTLPKGTRDFGPDKMVRRNYIFNIIRRCFHKYGFLPLETPALENLSVLTGKYGDEGDKLIFKILNSGDFLKKVTQEDINQGAATLTPKISEKALKYDLTVPFARYVVMNRHEITFPFKRFQIQPVWRADNPQKGRYREFYQCDADVIGTRSLICEAELIMLLNEVFSELNIEDISIKINNRKVLSGITEIIGKKGSETDLCVAIDKLDKIGREGVTKELQTKGFSDEEISCLDPLFNLSGNHEHVITALKELLATSEVGLQGVEELEQVYEYLIASGYEGRLPEPDITLARGLNYYTGAILEVKVNNVKIGSISGGGRYDNLTGVFGMPDVSGVGISFGVDRIYDVMEELNLFPTELQQASSAVLVASFDKESEKYSLSLIRRLREAGISSEMYPEPVKMKKQLNYANAKNIPNVIIIGSEEISSGLLSIKNMETGNQAKKTVDEIIAELKP, via the coding sequence ATGAGCGAGCAAAAACCAACTTTACCTAAAGGAACACGTGATTTCGGACCGGATAAAATGGTTCGAAGAAACTATATCTTTAACATTATAAGAAGATGTTTTCATAAATATGGTTTTTTACCACTTGAAACTCCCGCACTAGAAAACCTGTCAGTCTTAACAGGTAAGTATGGAGACGAAGGAGATAAACTGATATTCAAAATACTCAATTCGGGAGATTTCCTAAAAAAAGTAACACAGGAAGATATCAACCAAGGCGCAGCTACTTTAACACCTAAAATATCTGAAAAAGCGCTTAAGTATGACCTGACTGTGCCTTTTGCCAGGTATGTGGTCATGAACAGGCATGAAATCACTTTTCCATTTAAAAGATTTCAAATACAGCCTGTTTGGCGGGCAGACAACCCACAAAAGGGTCGTTATAGAGAATTTTATCAATGCGATGCAGATGTAATCGGAACACGTTCATTAATATGTGAAGCAGAACTCATTATGTTGCTCAATGAAGTCTTTTCTGAGCTAAACATTGAGGATATCAGCATTAAAATAAACAACCGGAAAGTTCTATCGGGAATTACCGAAATCATTGGCAAAAAAGGAAGCGAGACAGATCTTTGCGTGGCTATTGACAAACTCGACAAAATTGGCAGAGAGGGCGTAACAAAAGAGCTTCAAACAAAAGGGTTTTCTGATGAGGAAATTTCATGCCTTGACCCTCTTTTTAACTTAAGCGGAAACCACGAGCATGTTATTACGGCACTTAAAGAACTATTAGCCACCTCAGAAGTAGGACTTCAAGGTGTAGAAGAACTGGAACAGGTATATGAATACTTGATCGCTTCAGGTTACGAAGGTAGACTACCTGAGCCAGACATCACCCTGGCACGTGGATTAAATTATTATACAGGAGCCATTCTTGAGGTCAAGGTCAACAATGTAAAAATAGGCAGCATTAGCGGTGGAGGCAGGTACGACAACCTGACCGGCGTTTTTGGCATGCCAGATGTGTCTGGTGTGGGCATTTCTTTTGGCGTAGATAGGATATACGACGTCATGGAAGAGCTCAATCTATTCCCTACCGAACTCCAGCAAGCATCTTCTGCAGTTCTTGTCGCCAGTTTTGATAAGGAATCAGAAAAGTATTCGTTATCATTGATCAGAAGACTCAGAGAAGCAGGTATCAGTAGCGAGATGTACCCAGAACCAGTAAAAATGAAAAAGCAGCTCAACTACGCCAATGCAAAAAACATCCCGAATGTCATTATTATTGGCTCAGAAGAAATTTCATCAGGGTTGCTTTCAATTAAAAACATGGAAACCGGCAATCAAGCTAAAAAAACTGTGGATGAGATCATAGCTGAACTCAAACCCTGA
- a CDS encoding glycosyltransferase family 2 protein, with amino-acid sequence MEEIAIVILNWNGKKYLELFLPSVINNSAGAKIYIADNNSADDSVPFLERNYPEVTIIQFSENKGFCKGYNDALNLIDSKYYLLLNSDVEVTEGWLEPLLQVFRDDEKVAACQPKIKDYKKRDYFEYAGAAGGFIDKWGYPFCRGRIFFSLEKDTGQYNDIAEVFWGSGACLLIKSEAFHEVGGLDESFFAHMEEIDICWRLKNLGYKIMYCGKSEVFHVGGGTLSKSSPTKTFLNFRNSIYNIYKNNPGQISTKIAVRLILDGVAGARFLFTDSWRHTMAILRAHFSFYLNINQLKQKRALEKKRRKINTRSELYHRSIVFDYFKKGKQKFSDLKLKVADNTSAPSQMAVNIHNKSHAEINKNR; translated from the coding sequence ATGGAAGAAATAGCCATTGTTATACTTAACTGGAATGGAAAAAAATATCTTGAGCTATTTTTGCCTTCGGTAATAAATAATAGTGCCGGCGCAAAAATATACATAGCAGACAACAATTCTGCAGACGATTCCGTACCTTTTCTGGAGAGGAACTATCCAGAAGTTACGATCATACAGTTCTCTGAAAACAAAGGATTTTGTAAAGGATATAACGACGCATTAAATTTAATTGACTCAAAATACTATCTTTTATTAAATTCTGACGTAGAAGTAACCGAAGGGTGGCTTGAACCTTTGCTACAAGTTTTTCGAGACGATGAAAAAGTCGCTGCTTGTCAGCCGAAAATCAAAGACTATAAAAAAAGAGACTACTTTGAATATGCAGGGGCAGCAGGCGGTTTCATAGATAAATGGGGATACCCCTTTTGCAGGGGGCGCATTTTCTTTTCGCTAGAAAAAGACACAGGCCAGTATAATGACATTGCAGAGGTTTTTTGGGGAAGTGGCGCCTGTTTATTAATAAAATCTGAAGCTTTCCATGAAGTCGGTGGACTTGATGAAAGTTTTTTTGCTCATATGGAAGAAATAGATATTTGCTGGAGGCTAAAAAACTTAGGCTACAAAATAATGTACTGTGGAAAAAGCGAGGTATTCCATGTAGGCGGTGGCACCCTGTCAAAGTCTAGCCCAACAAAAACTTTTTTAAACTTTCGTAACAGCATATATAATATTTATAAAAATAATCCAGGGCAAATATCTACCAAAATAGCTGTAAGGCTCATTTTAGATGGCGTTGCCGGGGCAAGATTTCTTTTTACAGACTCTTGGCGGCATACCATGGCAATTCTACGTGCTCATTTTTCGTTTTACTTAAACATTAATCAGTTAAAGCAAAAAAGAGCGCTGGAGAAAAAAAGAAGGAAAATAAACACCCGTTCTGAACTATATCATAGAAGTATTGTGTTTGACTATTTTAAAAAAGGGAAGCAAAAGTTTTCCGATTTAAAATTAAAAGTCGCGGACAACACTTCTGCTCCTTCTCAAATGGCGGTGAATATTCATAACAAAAGCCATGCAGAGATAAATAAGAACAGGTGA
- a CDS encoding archaeosortase/exosortase family protein, with the protein MFRAVNLFKDKYLSFSPVVHFVLKLVISYLLMLGMYECYRGLSIPGGSFYWPMLEKYGPIRWMAEGLAYLVALTVQKVGHNVVIDGPLLRLDSGAGVIIVPGCLGLKIMFCWIAFIFAFPSSKNKTPFILLGLVLIQIINIGRISALLLSYQYQKDLFMDHHDLFNILAYIAVGAMLLVWVRGIGKVPSL; encoded by the coding sequence GTGTTTAGAGCTGTTAACCTTTTCAAAGATAAGTATCTTTCTTTTTCGCCAGTAGTCCACTTTGTCTTGAAACTGGTTATATCCTACTTGCTCATGCTTGGTATGTATGAATGCTACCGTGGCTTAAGCATTCCAGGAGGTAGCTTTTATTGGCCAATGCTGGAAAAGTATGGACCTATTCGATGGATGGCCGAAGGGCTGGCCTACCTAGTAGCTTTGACAGTTCAGAAGGTCGGGCACAATGTTGTTATAGATGGACCTTTGCTCAGGCTTGACAGTGGGGCAGGAGTTATCATTGTTCCAGGGTGCCTTGGCTTAAAAATCATGTTCTGCTGGATAGCTTTTATATTTGCATTTCCCTCTAGTAAAAATAAAACACCTTTTATCCTTTTAGGGCTTGTCTTGATCCAAATTATTAACATTGGACGTATTTCAGCCCTGCTTTTGAGTTATCAATACCAAAAGGATCTTTTCATGGATCACCATGACTTATTTAATATTCTTGCTTATATAGCTGTTGGTGCTATGTTGCTTGTGTGGGTTAGGGGGATAGGTAAAGTGCCTTCGCTGTAA
- a CDS encoding YfhO family protein produces MNKYLKTFLPHLLAFAAFILLVIIYFSPVFFEGKELELHDAFHGIASGQEAREYRERTGEEALWTNSMFGGMPLYIINIIFSGDLLSTLRSIILFLPRPAEMVFVLFFGFYILLVTLRCRPLVAFAGAFAYAFSTFAFVSIDAGHIWKVVAMGYAPLLLAGIILTLRKQYLPGLLLTALAVYLQISSQHIQITYYFALLIGIFFISELIISYQKKTLPDFFKACGVLLIAASLGVGANFGRLWTVQEYSQYSIRGKAELSDRKENGDGGLDKDYAFRWSQGRLENLTFFVPNLYGGGSQMRLGEDSETYKALRSAGNPAAASRDFVKNAPMYWGDQPMTSGPVYIGIVIVFFFVLGMFILGNNLRWWLLGGTVLSILLSLGHNFESFNYFMFDYFPGYNKFRAVTMVLVIALFTLPLTAALSLEKLIFDVKENNKELLKNLMVASGITGGIVLLVLLFSGSPSYVGSVDERLPEWLRSAIRSDRASLLRSDAWRSLLLILFAAGLVFFYVKKKLSFNILMLCLAGLIVIDLWSVNKRFLYDDKFEKGAKERFLAPTAADKVILSKGEGDPYYRVLNLAGDPFNEARTSYHHKSVGGYHGAKMRRYQDLIEHHLGQMNRPVLNMLNTRFVITGQAESPVQENRGALGPVWLVDKVEEVQSPDEEIAFLGNFNPSETAVVDASLFTVNQQEFSKEGSIELTHYEPNHLKYQFEASQPSFAVFSDIYYPEGWQAYIDGNPVEHMRVNYVLRGLEIPAGTHEIEFKFDPASYRIGNIIMLISSILIILLIPFVLFVAFKKKSHKEELVEEAVS; encoded by the coding sequence ATGAACAAATATTTAAAGACTTTTTTACCACACTTATTGGCTTTTGCAGCTTTTATCTTATTAGTCATTATATATTTTAGTCCTGTTTTTTTTGAAGGAAAGGAACTGGAATTACATGATGCTTTTCACGGAATAGCTTCTGGTCAGGAGGCACGGGAATATAGGGAAAGGACAGGGGAGGAGGCCTTATGGACTAACTCTATGTTTGGTGGCATGCCTCTTTATATTATAAATATAATTTTTTCTGGCGACTTACTTTCGACACTCCGAAGTATCATTCTGTTTCTGCCACGTCCTGCAGAAATGGTTTTTGTTCTTTTCTTTGGATTCTATATTTTATTGGTGACTTTAAGATGCCGTCCACTTGTAGCTTTTGCTGGTGCATTTGCTTATGCTTTTTCAACTTTTGCTTTTGTTTCTATAGACGCAGGGCATATCTGGAAAGTAGTAGCCATGGGATATGCTCCGTTGTTGTTGGCGGGCATTATTTTGACATTGAGAAAACAATACCTGCCTGGACTTCTGCTTACCGCTCTGGCTGTTTATTTGCAGATTAGTTCACAGCACATTCAGATCACTTATTACTTCGCTCTACTGATAGGTATATTTTTTATTAGTGAGCTTATCATTTCTTATCAGAAAAAAACACTCCCTGATTTTTTCAAAGCATGTGGTGTACTGCTCATAGCTGCTTCATTGGGTGTTGGTGCAAATTTTGGGCGCTTATGGACTGTGCAGGAGTACAGTCAATACTCTATACGGGGAAAAGCAGAACTTTCTGATAGAAAGGAAAATGGTGACGGTGGCCTCGACAAAGACTATGCCTTCAGATGGAGCCAGGGCCGATTGGAAAACTTGACCTTCTTTGTTCCTAACCTATATGGTGGAGGCTCGCAAATGAGGCTTGGTGAAGATTCGGAAACCTATAAGGCGCTTAGAAGTGCTGGTAACCCTGCGGCTGCTAGTCGTGATTTCGTTAAGAACGCTCCTATGTATTGGGGAGATCAACCTATGACCAGTGGGCCGGTTTATATAGGTATTGTTATTGTGTTCTTCTTTGTGCTGGGGATGTTCATTCTAGGGAATAACCTTCGATGGTGGTTGTTGGGAGGAACAGTTCTGTCTATACTGCTTTCGTTAGGGCATAACTTCGAAAGCTTTAACTATTTTATGTTTGACTATTTTCCAGGGTATAATAAATTTAGAGCGGTGACTATGGTATTGGTAATTGCTTTGTTTACCTTACCATTAACAGCTGCTTTGTCTTTGGAAAAATTGATTTTTGATGTCAAAGAAAATAACAAAGAACTGCTGAAGAACTTAATGGTGGCTTCTGGTATTACCGGTGGTATAGTCCTGCTTGTACTGTTGTTTTCTGGATCACCGTCATATGTAGGCAGTGTTGACGAGCGCTTACCTGAGTGGCTAAGAAGTGCCATTCGTAGTGACAGGGCGTCTTTACTAAGAAGTGATGCTTGGCGCTCTTTGCTTTTAATTCTATTTGCTGCCGGACTGGTTTTCTTCTATGTCAAAAAGAAGCTCTCTTTCAATATTCTCATGCTTTGTCTTGCAGGCCTTATTGTTATTGACCTTTGGAGCGTAAATAAGAGATTTCTTTACGATGATAAATTTGAGAAAGGTGCTAAAGAACGCTTTTTGGCTCCAACTGCTGCAGATAAAGTTATTTTGAGCAAAGGGGAAGGAGATCCATATTACCGTGTCCTAAACCTTGCAGGAGATCCTTTCAATGAAGCCCGTACTTCTTATCACCATAAATCTGTAGGTGGATATCATGGTGCTAAAATGAGGCGTTACCAAGACCTCATTGAACATCATTTGGGTCAGATGAATAGACCTGTGTTAAACATGCTCAATACACGTTTTGTAATAACAGGGCAGGCCGAAAGTCCTGTTCAGGAAAACAGAGGAGCTTTAGGGCCAGTTTGGCTTGTAGATAAAGTAGAAGAGGTTCAATCACCTGATGAGGAAATAGCTTTCTTAGGTAATTTCAACCCTTCTGAAACAGCTGTGGTTGATGCCAGCCTTTTTACGGTAAACCAACAAGAGTTTTCTAAAGAAGGAAGTATAGAACTTACCCATTATGAACCAAACCACCTTAAGTATCAGTTTGAGGCATCACAACCTTCTTTTGCTGTTTTCTCAGATATTTATTATCCTGAAGGGTGGCAGGCGTATATAGATGGAAATCCGGTAGAACATATGAGGGTAAACTATGTACTACGTGGCTTGGAAATCCCTGCAGGGACTCATGAAATCGAATTTAAGTTTGATCCTGCTTCTTATAGGATCGGAAATATAATTATGTTGATCAGCAGTATTTTAATTATATTGCTGATACCATTCGTTCTCTTTGTGGCTTTTAAGAAAAAAAGCCATAAAGAGGAACTGGTAGAGGAAGCAGTGAGTTAA
- a CDS encoding PspC domain-containing protein: MKRLYSFLEKYAFGVCTSLGEKLGIATSSIRIFFVYASFLTLGSPVLIYLCMAFVMNIHRHLRRSRSVVRDF, from the coding sequence ATGAAAAGACTATATTCGTTCCTTGAGAAATATGCTTTTGGAGTCTGTACCTCGTTAGGTGAAAAACTTGGTATAGCGACCAGCAGTATTCGGATCTTTTTTGTTTATGCATCTTTTTTAACGCTCGGATCACCTGTTCTTATTTATCTCTGCATGGCTTTTGTTATGAATATTCACCGCCATTTGAGAAGGAGCAGAAGTGTTGTCCGCGACTTTTAA
- a CDS encoding gliding motility-associated C-terminal domain-containing protein: MKKTLYLILALFITSFAYAQPYKADFKVVDNFTRSCVPFTVTVKDLSGSEADPQLASPFYYYGDGGDTTQAKTYTYTKPGIYSITQFIQTGGNPPVDRITKTDYIEVLPKPQPVFSVNYCQDRIVQLQIEDAPYEEYIIDFGDGSEEVIILRDEMAEHTYANEDPRTITVTGQYAPGGCGESATKTINPLEQLIVPDIISLKALSNEELVLEFNAYDNHVYNILKVNQETGESDLISTIKDQEGLIEHTLSGFNLPSEPVCLIISAADCNSSVESPTICTINHTVEAVENENQISWAPYVDSESFARYLITRNGTEIFESLSHTEGQFADTEINCGQEYCYVLKAELQHTNAAGTPIIVHAAPQCVQALTTEPPPPVSEINSTIEDGAIKVLWEIPENPSEVNEIKVYRSVNGGDYALLQELNDLNYTDQEISIPENTYCYKVFYKNPCNLRPTTSAETCPIILSAEQGREDFNRLSWTSYTGSFWEDEPNYILEKLEEGLTPYATEEIGPLLNIEDPQEEGVQVIRYRIRIQSEGDTSFTSYSNVQELRYRMGIFPPNTFTPNNDGLNDTFEVKGRFVKNYSITIFNKWGEVVYSSTDMDEAWDGTIRGQAPVPGSYAYVIEAEDYTGERINKRGTISIIF, translated from the coding sequence ATGAAAAAAACTTTATACCTAATTCTTGCCTTGTTCATTACAAGTTTTGCCTATGCACAACCGTATAAGGCAGATTTTAAGGTTGTCGATAATTTTACCAGAAGCTGTGTGCCTTTTACCGTAACAGTAAAGGACTTGTCTGGATCTGAAGCGGATCCTCAGTTGGCAAGCCCTTTTTACTATTATGGAGATGGAGGCGATACGACACAAGCCAAAACTTATACCTACACAAAACCCGGGATTTATTCTATAACCCAATTTATCCAAACAGGTGGCAACCCGCCGGTAGACAGGATTACCAAGACTGACTATATAGAAGTACTGCCCAAACCTCAACCTGTATTTTCTGTAAACTACTGTCAGGACAGGATTGTCCAGTTACAAATAGAAGATGCTCCTTATGAAGAGTACATCATTGACTTTGGTGACGGAAGCGAAGAGGTTATTATTTTGCGTGATGAAATGGCGGAACACACTTATGCAAATGAAGACCCCAGAACTATAACTGTAACAGGCCAGTATGCACCAGGAGGTTGTGGCGAAAGCGCAACGAAGACCATTAACCCCTTAGAACAATTGATAGTGCCTGATATCATTTCACTAAAAGCATTATCTAATGAGGAACTGGTACTTGAGTTCAATGCTTATGACAATCATGTCTATAATATACTTAAAGTAAACCAGGAAACAGGAGAAAGTGATCTGATAAGTACCATTAAAGATCAAGAGGGGCTTATTGAACACACGTTAAGCGGCTTTAACCTCCCATCCGAGCCAGTGTGCCTCATCATTTCTGCTGCAGACTGCAATAGTTCTGTAGAAAGCCCTACTATTTGTACTATTAACCACACGGTAGAGGCAGTAGAAAATGAAAACCAAATCTCTTGGGCTCCTTATGTAGACTCCGAATCATTTGCCCGTTATCTCATTACCAGAAACGGCACAGAAATATTCGAAAGCCTTTCCCATACAGAAGGCCAGTTCGCTGACACTGAAATAAACTGTGGGCAAGAATATTGTTATGTATTGAAAGCAGAACTTCAGCATACAAATGCAGCAGGGACACCTATTATCGTTCACGCCGCTCCCCAATGCGTCCAAGCCTTAACCACAGAACCACCACCACCTGTTTCTGAAATTAATTCAACCATAGAAGACGGAGCAATCAAGGTATTATGGGAAATCCCTGAAAACCCTTCTGAAGTAAATGAAATTAAAGTCTATCGCTCTGTCAATGGAGGAGACTATGCCCTACTTCAGGAGCTGAACGACCTTAATTATACGGATCAAGAAATCTCCATTCCTGAAAACACCTACTGTTATAAAGTTTTTTACAAAAATCCATGTAACTTACGACCAACAACAAGTGCAGAGACCTGTCCGATCATATTGAGCGCAGAACAAGGAAGAGAGGATTTTAACCGCTTGTCATGGACTTCCTATACAGGATCTTTTTGGGAGGATGAGCCAAACTATATTCTAGAAAAACTGGAGGAAGGCTTAACACCTTACGCCACAGAAGAAATAGGCCCTTTATTAAACATAGAAGATCCACAAGAGGAAGGTGTACAGGTAATAAGGTACCGTATACGTATCCAATCAGAAGGAGACACGTCTTTCACGAGCTACTCCAATGTACAAGAGCTAAGATATAGAATGGGTATATTCCCACCAAACACCTTTACACCAAATAATGATGGCCTCAATGATACATTTGAAGTAAAGGGAAGGTTTGTAAAAAACTATAGTATTACTATTTTTAACAAATGGGGCGAAGTTGTCTATAGCAGTACAGATATGGATGAAGCTTGGGACGGAACTATTAGAGGACAAGCTCCCGTACCCGGTTCTTACGCCTATGTAATAGAAGCAGAAGATTATACTGGAGAAAGAATTAACAAAAGAGGAACAATATCCATTATTTTTTAA
- a CDS encoding YbaB/EbfC family nucleoid-associated protein: MFDMMNMLGKVKEVQAKLNEAKQNLGKIEITSESGGGMVKATVNGHRQLIKLEVDNDLVKPEDKDMLQDLIVAATNKALADIEEKIREEMKKSTQGVLPDIPGFDFGNLV, from the coding sequence ATGTTTGATATGATGAATATGCTTGGCAAAGTAAAAGAAGTCCAGGCAAAGCTTAATGAAGCCAAACAAAACCTAGGCAAAATAGAAATAACTTCTGAGTCTGGAGGAGGCATGGTCAAAGCCACAGTAAACGGTCATAGACAATTAATAAAATTGGAGGTAGACAATGACCTAGTGAAGCCCGAAGACAAGGACATGCTGCAAGACCTAATTGTAGCCGCTACCAATAAAGCACTAGCGGATATAGAAGAAAAAATCCGTGAAGAAATGAAAAAAAGCACACAAGGGGTGCTTCCTGATATTCCAGGATTCGACTTTGGCAATTTGGTATAA
- the ffh gene encoding signal recognition particle protein, giving the protein MFENLSLKLDKAMKTLKGEGKITEINVASTVKEIRRALIDADVNYKVAKSVTDSIKEEAFGREVLIAVSPGQLLVKIVYEKLTELMGGEKEDINIKGDPAVILIAGLQGSGKTTFSGKLANYLKKQGRHVLLAACDIYRPAAMDQLKVLGEQVGVDVYAEPDNKDAVSIANNAIKHAKENNKKIVIVDTAGRLAVDEAMMKEISKLKEALKPAETLFVVDSMTGQDAVNTAKVFNERLDFDGVVLTKLDGDSRGGAALSIRTVVEKPIKFISTGEKMDAIDLFYPDRMAQRILGMGDVISLVERAQQVYDEDEARKLNQKIRKNQFNFEDFLSQLHQIRKMGSLKDLVGMIPGMGKMMKDVEIDDDAFKPIEAIISSMTVQERQNPDIINGPRRKRIADGSGTSIQQVNNLLKQFGDMRKMMKSMNKMSGNKKMMMPGGLKGLGK; this is encoded by the coding sequence ATGTTCGAAAATCTTTCGCTGAAGCTAGATAAGGCAATGAAAACCCTGAAAGGGGAGGGTAAAATTACAGAGATCAACGTGGCCTCTACTGTCAAAGAGATCAGAAGGGCTCTTATCGATGCGGATGTTAACTATAAAGTGGCTAAGTCGGTTACTGACTCTATTAAAGAAGAGGCTTTTGGCCGTGAGGTATTGATTGCTGTTTCGCCTGGGCAACTTCTTGTAAAAATAGTTTATGAAAAGCTAACCGAGTTAATGGGAGGTGAAAAGGAGGATATCAACATCAAAGGAGATCCTGCTGTTATCCTTATTGCCGGTTTACAAGGTTCTGGTAAAACAACCTTTTCTGGTAAATTGGCCAATTATCTTAAAAAGCAAGGCCGCCATGTTTTGTTAGCTGCCTGTGACATTTACAGACCTGCTGCAATGGATCAGCTAAAGGTTCTAGGTGAACAGGTTGGTGTCGATGTTTATGCAGAGCCTGATAATAAGGACGCTGTTTCGATAGCAAACAATGCCATTAAACACGCTAAAGAAAACAATAAGAAGATTGTCATTGTGGATACTGCCGGCCGTTTGGCTGTAGATGAAGCCATGATGAAAGAAATCTCTAAGTTGAAAGAAGCGCTTAAGCCAGCAGAAACGTTATTTGTAGTTGACTCCATGACTGGTCAGGATGCTGTAAACACGGCTAAAGTCTTTAACGAGCGACTTGATTTTGACGGAGTCGTATTGACCAAGCTTGATGGTGATAGCCGGGGTGGTGCCGCCCTTTCTATCAGAACAGTGGTAGAAAAGCCTATCAAGTTTATCAGTACAGGCGAAAAGATGGATGCCATTGACCTTTTCTATCCAGATAGGATGGCACAGCGTATTCTTGGCATGGGTGACGTTATATCGCTTGTAGAGCGTGCACAGCAGGTATACGATGAAGATGAGGCCAGAAAGCTCAACCAGAAGATCAGAAAGAACCAATTCAACTTTGAAGATTTTCTTTCGCAGCTTCACCAGATCAGGAAAATGGGTAGCTTGAAGGATCTTGTTGGCATGATTCCTGGCATGGGTAAAATGATGAAGGATGTTGAAATTGACGACGATGCCTTCAAACCTATAGAAGCTATTATTAGCTCTATGACTGTTCAGGAAAGACAGAACCCTGATATTATCAATGGCCCTAGAAGAAAGCGTATTGCGGATGGCAGCGGAACATCTATTCAGCAGGTGAACAATCTTCTTAAGCAGTTTGGGGACATGCGTAAGATGATGAAGAGCATGAACAAGATGTCTGGTAATAAAAAGATGATGATGCCTGGTGGCCTAAAAGGCTTAGGGAAATAA